In Chloracidobacterium sp., the following proteins share a genomic window:
- a CDS encoding type II secretion system protein gives MKDRGQNNSGYSLIELVITLGVLAILVMGTVPMAQNSVKRQRELKLRESLRMLRNAIDEFKRDTIGACPAGAITSTNPAPAPGQPQNVPVDPRSRVIIDDCKIFETDNIDRYPPTLEMLAEGVRVKPRGINLRAGSGLHDGSPQATEINEQKEIIKIYLREIPIDPMTGEKDWKLRSSYQDADAENWDEINVFDVRSASEEEALNGEKYSDW, from the coding sequence GTGAAAGATCGCGGTCAGAACAATAGCGGTTACAGCCTGATAGAACTGGTCATCACGCTCGGCGTGCTGGCCATTCTAGTAATGGGCACCGTGCCGATGGCGCAAAACAGCGTAAAGCGTCAGCGGGAATTGAAACTCCGTGAATCGCTGAGAATGCTCCGTAACGCGATCGATGAGTTCAAACGCGATACGATCGGGGCATGCCCGGCCGGAGCGATCACCTCGACGAATCCGGCACCGGCGCCGGGCCAGCCGCAGAATGTGCCGGTCGATCCGCGAAGCCGCGTGATCATTGACGATTGCAAGATCTTTGAGACGGACAATATCGATCGCTATCCGCCGACGCTCGAGATGCTGGCCGAGGGCGTTCGCGTAAAGCCGCGCGGCATCAACCTGCGTGCCGGCAGCGGACTCCACGACGGCTCGCCGCAGGCGACCGAGATCAACGAGCAGAAAGAGATCATCAAGATCTATCTTCGCGAAATCCCGATCGACCCTATGACGGGCGAAAAGGACTGGAAGCTACGCTCGTCGTATCAGGATGCTGATGCGGAAAATTGGGACGAGATCAATGTCTTTGACGTAAGGTCGGCGTCAGAAGAAGAGGCCCTTAATGGTGAAAAGTATAGTGACTGGTAA
- a CDS encoding competence/damage-inducible protein A codes for MVSAEIIAIGSELLTPTRTDTNSLWLTEKLNDIGIEVMLKTIVGDDGARLEEAVGDAMRRSDIVITTGGLGPTADDITREFTAKAVGRELVYHDDIEQHLRERFRNWGREMPEINKRQAFVIDGADVLPNPNGSAVGMMADIDGRLLVVLPGPPRENQPMFADHVLPRLRKNAGDVHVARRVIKVSGMGESAVDEVAAPIYTRYEAVQASVLFNKSEVEIHLAARSSDADDAQTTVEKLSDELAEALGKAVFSTNGESMEAVVGRLLIERSETLSVAESCTGGLIGWRITEVPGSSAYFIEGAITYSNEAKTRTLGVSPEILEKHGAVSSECAEAMAAGMRERAGTTHAVSVTGIAGPDGGSDEKPVGTVFFGYAGPDGTKSIKLVLPGDRYLIRWRSSQAALDYLRRQLR; via the coding sequence ATGGTTTCAGCAGAGATCATCGCTATTGGTTCGGAGTTGCTTACGCCCACGCGGACAGATACTAATAGTCTGTGGCTTACGGAGAAGCTCAACGACATCGGCATCGAGGTGATGCTCAAAACGATCGTGGGCGATGACGGAGCTCGGCTTGAGGAGGCTGTCGGTGATGCGATGCGGCGCTCCGATATCGTTATCACGACCGGCGGGCTGGGGCCTACGGCGGATGATATTACGCGGGAGTTTACGGCGAAGGCGGTCGGGCGTGAGCTGGTCTATCACGATGATATCGAGCAGCATTTGCGTGAGCGGTTTCGCAATTGGGGCCGCGAGATGCCTGAGATCAATAAGCGGCAGGCTTTTGTCATCGATGGGGCTGACGTGCTGCCAAATCCCAATGGTTCGGCGGTCGGGATGATGGCGGATATTGACGGGCGTTTGCTGGTGGTTTTGCCCGGGCCGCCGCGTGAGAACCAGCCGATGTTTGCTGACCACGTACTGCCGCGATTGCGGAAGAATGCAGGCGACGTGCACGTCGCGAGGCGTGTCATCAAGGTATCGGGCATGGGCGAATCGGCGGTTGACGAGGTTGCGGCACCTATCTACACGCGATATGAAGCCGTGCAGGCGTCCGTCTTGTTCAATAAGAGCGAGGTCGAGATACATCTCGCGGCGAGATCGAGCGACGCGGATGATGCTCAGACGACGGTCGAAAAGCTGTCCGATGAGCTCGCCGAGGCTTTGGGAAAGGCAGTTTTCTCGACAAATGGCGAATCTATGGAGGCAGTCGTCGGCAGGCTGCTGATCGAGCGTTCGGAGACACTTTCAGTCGCCGAAAGCTGCACGGGCGGGCTGATCGGGTGGCGCATTACAGAGGTTCCGGGCTCGTCCGCCTATTTTATCGAGGGAGCAATTACTTACTCGAACGAAGCGAAGACGCGGACGCTAGGTGTCTCGCCCGAAATCCTGGAAAAGCACGGGGCCGTCAGCTCTGAATGTGCGGAGGCGATGGCCGCGGGGATGCGCGAACGTGCGGGCACGACGCATGCGGTCTCAGTTACGGGCATTGCAGGTCCGGACGGCGGGAGCGACGAAAAGCCTGTCGGAACGGTATTTTTCGGTTATGCCGGCCCTGATGGCACAAAGTCAATAAAACTCGTGCTTCCGGGCGACAGATACCTGATCCGGTGGCGTTCGAGCCAGGCGGCGCTCGATTATCTTCGCCGACAGTTGAGGTAG
- a CDS encoding transposase: MANDAQWDDADHPAGYLITFRTYGTWLHGDSRGSIDRYHNKYKGPRVETNPVMQGQHAAKLKSAPITLDARQRPIVEAAIREVCRQRGWKLLAINVRTNHVHVVVFIGKSAPERALPDFKSYATRALRDAGLWLYGHSPWVDGGSKRYLWRGSSVAAACDYVINGQGDDLPESF, translated from the coding sequence ATGGCAAACGACGCTCAATGGGACGATGCTGACCATCCGGCGGGCTACTTGATCACCTTTCGCACATACGGAACCTGGCTTCATGGCGATTCACGTGGCTCTATTGACAGGTATCACAATAAGTACAAGGGGCCTCGCGTCGAGACCAATCCCGTGATGCAAGGTCAACATGCTGCCAAACTAAAATCCGCACCGATTACACTCGATGCCAGGCAAAGGCCGATCGTTGAGGCCGCTATACGGGAAGTGTGTCGCCAGCGTGGGTGGAAGTTACTGGCAATAAACGTTCGTACAAATCACGTCCACGTCGTAGTGTTTATCGGAAAGTCCGCTCCAGAGAGGGCGTTACCGGATTTCAAGTCGTACGCGACCCGCGCCCTCCGTGACGCTGGTTTGTGGCTGTATGGGCATAGTCCGTGGGTGGACGGTGGCAGCAAAAGGTACTTGTGGAGAGGATCCAGCGTTGCAGCAGCGTGCGATTACGTTATCAACGGTCAGGGTGACGACCTGCCCGAATCCTTTTAA
- a CDS encoding isoaspartyl peptidase/L-asparaginase, producing MRRIAGLVLILTFIWSAFGQKGSYPEIKQLQSPQNPRIGFIIHGGAGVIKKGSLTPEKEAEYKAKLEEAVLAGYRALQDGKSSLDAVEIAIRILEDSPLFNAGKGAVFTNDGKNELDASIMDGKTLSAGSVAGLHKVKNPITLARAIMEKSPHVMMVGDGAEKFAAEQKIELVDEKYFWTQERWDQLQVEKGKSENVKKPGTAASNDSKLATRDSKYGTVGAVALDRKGNIAAGTSTGGMTNKKYGRVGDAPIIGAGTYANNDTCGVSATGWGEFFIRVGVARDISALMEYRAMTVQSAVDAVLAKVKKLGGDGGVIAMDKFGNMAVSFNSDGMYRAYINGEGKPVVEIYRD from the coding sequence ATGAGAAGAATAGCAGGCTTAGTTTTGATACTGACATTCATTTGGTCGGCGTTTGGGCAGAAGGGCTCGTATCCTGAGATCAAGCAGTTGCAGTCGCCGCAGAATCCGCGGATCGGGTTTATCATCCACGGCGGTGCGGGCGTGATAAAGAAAGGGTCGCTGACGCCGGAAAAAGAGGCTGAGTATAAGGCAAAGCTCGAGGAGGCCGTGCTGGCGGGCTACAGGGCTTTGCAGGACGGCAAGTCGAGCCTTGACGCGGTCGAGATCGCGATACGGATACTGGAGGATTCGCCACTGTTTAATGCGGGCAAGGGCGCGGTGTTTACGAATGACGGTAAGAATGAACTTGACGCCTCGATAATGGACGGCAAGACGCTTAGTGCGGGTTCGGTTGCGGGGCTTCATAAGGTCAAGAATCCGATAACACTTGCGAGGGCCATAATGGAAAAAAGCCCGCATGTGATGATGGTCGGCGACGGGGCTGAGAAGTTTGCGGCTGAACAAAAGATCGAGCTTGTAGATGAGAAGTATTTCTGGACGCAGGAACGATGGGACCAACTGCAAGTGGAAAAGGGAAAAAGTGAAAATGTGAAAAAGCCCGGAACCGCCGCTTCAAACGACTCGAAACTCGCGACTCGCGATTCTAAGTACGGGACCGTTGGTGCGGTTGCTTTGGATAGGAAAGGGAATATCGCCGCCGGCACATCGACGGGCGGGATGACCAATAAGAAATACGGGCGCGTTGGTGATGCGCCGATCATCGGGGCGGGAACTTATGCAAACAATGATACTTGCGGCGTTTCGGCGACGGGCTGGGGCGAGTTTTTTATCCGCGTCGGCGTCGCCCGTGACATCTCGGCCCTGATGGAATACCGTGCGATGACAGTGCAATCCGCCGTCGATGCAGTGCTCGCCAAGGTCAAGAAACTCGGCGGCGACGGCGGCGTGATTGCAATGGACAAATTCGGCAACATGGCGGTGTCGTTCAACTCGGATGGCATGTACAGGGCGTATATTAACGGCGAAGGCAAGCCGGTGGTTGAGATATATAGGGATTAA
- a CDS encoding uracil-DNA glycosylase, translated as MDAQVGSGELRVESSHTQSASQPVRSPEGTRTSQFANLRSEISYKPERPVGSRLAELPSLTKRKSPVFFDKYNPERDEGQGARNETEENAGEAALVDVGPVLPEPTETIEQIRAEIGLDCKRCKLHTLGRTQVVNSVGNFNADLMFVGEAPGADEDIQGEPFVGKAGQLLTDIIEKGLQMPRKDVFIGNINRCRPPGNRAPEPDESAACKPFLFREIAVVRPKVIVVLGATAAQNLLETKVPISRLRGHFHDHLGVKVMPTFHPAYLLRDPNKKREVWEDMKMVRDYLRK; from the coding sequence ATGGACGCTCAAGTTGGTAGTGGAGAGTTGCGAGTGGAGAGTTCACACACGCAATCAGCAAGTCAGCCTGTGAGGTCACCGGAGGGGACGAGAACGTCACAATTTGCAAATTTGAGATCTGAAATTTCCTATAAGCCCGAACGGCCGGTGGGGTCGAGGTTGGCGGAATTGCCGTCATTGACCAAGCGGAAGTCGCCGGTGTTTTTTGATAAGTACAATCCGGAGAGGGACGAGGGACAAGGGGCGAGGAACGAGACTGAAGAAAACGCGGGCGAGGCTGCATTGGTTGATGTCGGACCGGTTTTGCCTGAGCCGACGGAGACTATCGAGCAGATCAGGGCTGAGATCGGGCTGGATTGTAAGAGGTGCAAACTGCATACGCTTGGACGTACGCAGGTCGTGAACAGCGTCGGGAATTTTAATGCGGACCTGATGTTCGTTGGCGAGGCTCCTGGCGCGGATGAGGACATTCAGGGCGAACCGTTTGTCGGCAAGGCGGGACAACTGCTCACCGACATTATCGAAAAGGGCCTGCAAATGCCGCGTAAGGACGTTTTTATCGGCAACATAAACCGCTGCCGCCCGCCGGGCAATCGTGCTCCGGAGCCGGACGAATCTGCGGCGTGCAAGCCGTTCCTGTTCAGGGAGATCGCGGTCGTCCGGCCAAAGGTGATAGTCGTTCTAGGCGCGACGGCGGCGCAGAATCTGCTTGAGACCAAGGTGCCGATATCGCGGCTGCGGGGGCATTTTCACGATCATCTTGGCGTGAAGGTGATGCCGACGTTCCATCCCGCGTATCTCCTGCGCGACCCGAACAAGAAGCGAGAGGTTTGGGAAGATATGAAGATGGTCCGCGATTACCTAAGAAAATAG
- the coaBC gene encoding bifunctional phosphopantothenoylcysteine decarboxylase/phosphopantothenate--cysteine ligase CoaBC codes for MAYRVGLGVTGGIAAYKAVEVMRALQKTGCEVTVAMTRHATEFVQPLTFRALTDRHVIVDDYDPENPDPIAHINFSQEIDLLLIVPATANIIGKFANGVADDFLASTYLACTCPVMIAPAMNTTMWEQPATQRNVAQLKADGVYFVEPVAGELACRTVGTGKLEDVENIVKQALQLLTAETQRRGEEQSDKGDSALRLGVSAVDLSGERMLITVGGTREAIDPVRFISNHSSGKMGFAVAEAAAARGAEVTVVAGETKVAPPGGVNVIRAVSAEEMHVAVMRELPNATVFVGAAAVADYAPANAADAKIKKEGSDVMTLELKKTPDILADVSKNRHDGLLVVGFAAETNNVVEYARSKMAKKGLDMVIANDITREGAGFNTDTNIATIITAEDEQALPLMTKRELADKILDEILNVRLSKGCG; via the coding sequence ATGGCATATCGCGTAGGGCTAGGCGTTACCGGCGGGATCGCGGCTTATAAGGCTGTGGAGGTGATGCGCGCGTTGCAGAAAACGGGGTGCGAGGTGACCGTGGCGATGACCCGGCATGCTACGGAGTTTGTGCAGCCGTTGACGTTTCGGGCGTTGACGGACAGGCATGTGATCGTTGACGATTACGACCCTGAGAATCCCGACCCGATCGCGCATATCAATTTTTCGCAAGAGATCGACCTGCTCCTGATCGTGCCGGCGACGGCGAACATCATCGGCAAATTCGCCAACGGCGTGGCGGACGACTTTTTGGCTTCGACATATCTGGCCTGCACTTGCCCCGTGATGATCGCACCCGCGATGAATACGACGATGTGGGAACAGCCTGCGACGCAGCGAAACGTCGCACAACTAAAAGCCGACGGTGTGTATTTTGTTGAGCCGGTAGCGGGCGAACTGGCGTGTAGGACGGTCGGCACGGGGAAGCTGGAGGACGTTGAGAATATTGTCAAGCAAGCCCTGCAACTGTTAACCGCAGAGACGCAAAGACGCGGAGAGGAACAATCGGATAAAGGAGATTCTGCGCTGCGTCTCGGTGTCTCTGCGGTGGATCTTTCTGGAGAACGAATGCTGATAACGGTCGGCGGGACGCGGGAGGCGATCGATCCGGTGCGGTTCATATCGAATCACTCGTCGGGCAAGATGGGCTTTGCGGTTGCTGAGGCGGCTGCGGCGAGAGGGGCTGAGGTGACGGTCGTGGCGGGCGAGACGAAGGTCGCACCGCCCGGCGGTGTTAATGTCATCCGTGCCGTTTCGGCTGAAGAGATGCACGTGGCGGTTATGCGGGAGTTGCCGAATGCGACCGTCTTTGTCGGCGCCGCGGCGGTGGCTGACTATGCGCCGGCAAACGCCGCAGATGCGAAGATAAAGAAAGAAGGCAGCGATGTGATGACGCTGGAATTGAAGAAAACGCCTGATATCTTGGCGGACGTCTCTAAGAATCGCCATGACGGTTTATTGGTAGTCGGCTTTGCGGCTGAGACTAATAATGTTGTCGAATACGCGCGTTCCAAGATGGCCAAGAAGGGCCTCGACATGGTCATTGCGAACGACATCACTCGGGAAGGCGCGGGGTTTAATACAGATACGAACATTGCCACGATCATTACGGCCGAAGATGAGCAGGCGTTACCGTTGATGACGAAGAGGGAATTGGCGGACAAGATACTCGACGAGATCCTGAACGTGCGCCTTTCAAAAGGTTGCGGTTAG
- a CDS encoding GxxExxY protein has translation MVEIPFREESYKIIGACFEVYKAKGCGFTEAVYQECLALEFGLQGIPFVAQPTFELDYKGTKLMQFFKPDFVCYGTIFVELKSLPKLTDVCRTQALNYLNATQYRLCLRVNFGHHPKLEYERIVL, from the coding sequence ATGGTTGAGATACCTTTCCGAGAGGAATCTTACAAGATCATCGGGGCGTGCTTTGAGGTGTATAAGGCGAAGGGCTGCGGCTTTACGGAAGCGGTTTATCAGGAGTGTCTTGCGTTAGAATTCGGATTGCAGGGTATTCCGTTTGTTGCCCAGCCTACCTTTGAACTCGACTATAAAGGCACGAAACTTATGCAGTTTTTCAAACCTGACTTCGTGTGTTACGGCACCATCTTTGTTGAACTAAAGTCTTTACCGAAGCTGACTGATGTTTGCCGTACCCAAGCCCTAAACTATCTCAATGCGACTCAGTACCGGCTTTGCCTTCGGGTGAATTTCGGCCACCATCCTAAACTGGAATACGAGAGAATCGTCTTATAA
- a CDS encoding DUF1569 domain-containing protein — MKTLFDKDTHAEVVERLGRLTPDATREWGKMTASQAMEHTARAMEMATKDKIEKQLLLGKLLGWMFRKEFLGEKEFRKNAPTGPDFIVKDEPDFEATRARLMEVMARLHELGEAGTDGKVHKFFGRLSGKQWGETQYKHVDHHLRQFGV; from the coding sequence ATGAAAACACTTTTTGATAAAGACACGCACGCGGAGGTGGTCGAGCGGTTGGGGCGTTTGACGCCGGATGCGACACGCGAATGGGGCAAGATGACGGCTTCGCAGGCGATGGAGCACACGGCGAGGGCGATGGAGATGGCGACGAAAGACAAGATCGAGAAGCAATTACTGCTCGGCAAGCTGCTCGGGTGGATGTTTCGCAAGGAGTTCCTTGGCGAGAAGGAATTCAGAAAGAACGCACCGACAGGGCCGGATTTTATCGTCAAGGACGAACCTGATTTTGAGGCGACCCGCGCACGGCTGATGGAAGTGATGGCCAGACTACACGAGTTGGGCGAGGCCGGAACCGACGGCAAGGTGCACAAGTTTTTTGGCCGCCTTTCAGGCAAGCAATGGGGCGAGACGCAATACAAACACGTCGATCATCATCTGCGGCAATTCGGGGTTTAG
- a CDS encoding NUDIX hydrolase: MPETTHSESIYKGRVFDVRLDTIVEDGVEYQREMVVHRGSAVIVPLFDDGTVALVKQYRHPAGDYLLEVPAGSLEDGEDALTGARRELEEEIGVTAAKLEKIAEFYVSPGFLTEKMYVFLATEITETEQQLEEDELIKIERIPLTEAAQMARDGRIVDAKTIIGLLTAETMRP, translated from the coding sequence ATGCCCGAGACCACTCATTCAGAGTCCATCTATAAAGGCCGCGTATTCGACGTCCGCCTCGACACCATCGTCGAGGACGGCGTCGAATACCAGCGCGAGATGGTCGTCCACCGAGGCAGCGCCGTGATCGTCCCGCTGTTCGACGACGGAACGGTCGCCCTCGTCAAACAATACCGCCATCCCGCCGGAGATTATTTATTAGAGGTCCCCGCAGGCTCGCTCGAGGACGGCGAAGACGCGCTCACCGGAGCCCGTCGTGAGCTCGAAGAAGAGATCGGCGTCACCGCCGCTAAATTAGAAAAGATCGCCGAATTCTACGTCTCCCCCGGCTTCCTGACCGAAAAGATGTACGTTTTCTTAGCCACAGAGATCACAGAGACAGAGCAGCAATTGGAAGAAGATGAATTGATCAAGATCGAACGCATCCCGCTCACCGAAGCCGCACAAATGGCCCGCGACGGTCGCATCGTCGACGCCAAAACCATCATCGGCCTCCTCACCGCCGAAACCATGCGTCCATAG
- a CDS encoding DUF262 domain-containing protein: MKIEPKEITVRELVAEYIDNEEAGVSGFGGRLDIRPAYQREFVYQPKQRDAVIDTLRKGYPLNVMYWAVRDDGDYEVMDGQQRTISVCRYVVGDFQFKKLYFHNLQDDEQNQILDYKLTIYLCTGEPSEKLEWFRTINIAGLTLTDQELRNAVYAGPWTADAKKWFSKTGGPAYAIASDYVSGSPIRQDFLETAIEWINGGDVEGYMAVHQHDPNAGELWRYFQAVIAWVETTFVKKRAKMMKGRPWGPLYNEFKDNVYDTAAIEEETARLVADDEVEKNNGIYEYILTRDEKHLGLRTFSDSMKQKQYEKQKGVCPTCKKTYDISEMEGDHIVPWRDGGKTTEENLQMLCKLDNRTKSGK; encoded by the coding sequence ATGAAGATCGAACCAAAAGAGATAACGGTAAGGGAGCTTGTCGCGGAGTATATCGACAACGAGGAAGCGGGAGTGAGCGGGTTTGGCGGGAGGCTGGATATTCGCCCGGCGTATCAGCGCGAGTTCGTTTATCAGCCAAAACAGCGCGATGCGGTGATCGACACTCTGCGAAAGGGTTATCCGCTGAACGTTATGTATTGGGCCGTTCGCGATGACGGAGACTACGAGGTGATGGACGGCCAGCAGCGAACTATTTCGGTTTGCCGATACGTCGTCGGCGATTTTCAGTTCAAAAAGCTCTACTTTCACAACCTGCAGGACGACGAACAAAACCAGATACTTGATTACAAACTCACCATCTACCTCTGCACCGGCGAACCAAGCGAAAAGCTCGAATGGTTTCGCACCATCAACATCGCCGGACTGACGCTGACCGATCAGGAACTGCGAAACGCCGTTTACGCCGGGCCGTGGACCGCCGACGCAAAGAAATGGTTCTCAAAGACCGGCGGCCCTGCTTACGCCATTGCGAGCGATTACGTAAGCGGCTCGCCCATTCGCCAGGACTTTCTCGAAACTGCAATCGAGTGGATAAATGGCGGCGACGTCGAGGGCTATATGGCCGTCCATCAGCACGACCCGAACGCCGGCGAGCTCTGGCGATACTTTCAGGCCGTCATCGCGTGGGTCGAGACGACGTTCGTCAAGAAGCGAGCGAAGATGATGAAAGGCCGTCCGTGGGGGCCGCTGTATAACGAGTTCAAGGATAATGTTTACGACACCGCCGCCATCGAAGAAGAAACCGCACGGCTCGTCGCCGACGACGAGGTCGAGAAAAACAACGGCATATACGAATACATCCTTACTCGCGACGAAAAACACCTCGGCCTCCGCACGTTCAGCGATTCGATGAAGCAAAAGCAATACGAGAAGCAGAAAGGCGTTTGCCCAACTTGCAAGAAAACCTACGACATCTCCGAAATGGAAGGCGACCACATCGTTCCGTGGCGTGACGGCGGCAAAACGACCGAAGAGAATCTGCAAATGCTCTGCAAACTCGACAACCGAACGAAGTCAGGGAAATAG
- a CDS encoding PIN domain-containing protein has product MRSLLDANVLIALFDPKHIHNARAHSWWAAERRSGWASCPLTENALVRIMSNPNYHPGHARFSAEDVVTQLTDFVRGTDHEFWPDDISLRDPTMFETTRILGPRQLTDLYLLALAAHHKGRLVTFDETLVLSAVPVAMDGNLCVI; this is encoded by the coding sequence ATGCGCTCGCTGCTCGACGCCAACGTCCTGATCGCTCTTTTTGATCCGAAACACATTCACAACGCACGCGCCCATTCATGGTGGGCCGCCGAGCGCCGCTCGGGCTGGGCAAGCTGTCCGCTCACCGAAAACGCGCTTGTCCGGATCATGTCGAATCCTAACTACCATCCGGGCCACGCCCGGTTCTCGGCCGAGGACGTGGTAACGCAACTCACCGATTTCGTCCGCGGCACCGACCACGAATTCTGGCCCGACGACATATCGCTCCGCGACCCCACGATGTTCGAAACAACCCGCATCCTCGGCCCCCGCCAACTAACCGACCTCTACCTGCTCGCCCTAGCCGCCCACCACAAAGGCCGCCTTGTCACCTTCGACGAAACCCTCGTCCTTTCGGCTGTTCCGGTTGCGATGGACGGGAATCTCTGTGTGATCTGA
- a CDS encoding CopG family transcriptional regulator produces MRTTLDIDADVLQAAKELAAKEKTTAGKVISNLFRRGLRAPEPRKERATAKYTFKNGVPVLPSRGGEIITMEHIRSLMDEEDM; encoded by the coding sequence ATGCGAACCACGCTCGATATTGATGCTGACGTGCTGCAAGCGGCAAAAGAGCTGGCGGCAAAGGAAAAAACCACTGCGGGAAAGGTGATCTCAAACCTTTTTCGGCGCGGGCTTAGAGCTCCGGAGCCCAGGAAGGAGAGAGCAACCGCTAAGTACACCTTCAAGAATGGCGTTCCGGTGCTGCCGAGCCGAGGCGGTGAGATCATCACGATGGAGCACATTCGCTCGCTCATGGACGAAGAGGACATGTAG
- the rplM gene encoding 50S ribosomal protein L13 — protein MSTYFPSGKDLANGRKWFVVDASGKTVGRLATEVARILSGKNNPAWTPFMDMGEHCIVINARHAKFTGSKNDQKLYRRHTLYPGGLRETTVKEMFEKKPEKVIELAVKGMLPKTKLGKAMAKKLKVYADAEHRHTAQKPEAIEI, from the coding sequence ATGAGTACTTACTTTCCGAGCGGCAAGGATCTGGCGAATGGGCGCAAGTGGTTCGTGGTCGATGCGAGCGGCAAAACGGTCGGCCGGTTGGCCACCGAGGTGGCCCGCATCCTGTCGGGCAAGAACAATCCCGCGTGGACGCCATTCATGGATATGGGCGAGCACTGCATCGTCATAAATGCCCGCCACGCAAAGTTTACGGGTTCTAAGAACGACCAGAAGCTCTATCGTCGCCACACGCTGTATCCCGGCGGCCTGCGTGAGACGACGGTCAAGGAAATGTTCGAGAAAAAGCCTGAAAAGGTCATCGAGCTCGCCGTCAAAGGCATGCTCCCCAAGACCAAGCTCGGCAAGGCAATGGCAAAGAAATTAAAGGTTTACGCGGACGCGGAACACCGCCACACGGCCCAGAAACCGGAGGCGATAGAGATCTAG
- the rpsI gene encoding 30S ribosomal protein S9, translating to MADIQYYGTGRRKTSTARVYLRPGSGAITVNKREFNSYFPNEALQMIIRQPLHLTETTEKFDIFVNVLGGGTAGQAGAVRHGITRALIEFNGDLRPTLKKAGLVTRDPRKKERKKYGQKGARKRFQFSKR from the coding sequence ATGGCTGATATTCAATATTACGGCACCGGCCGCAGAAAGACCTCAACGGCACGCGTTTACCTGCGTCCGGGCAGCGGCGCGATCACGGTCAACAAGCGTGAATTTAACTCGTACTTCCCCAACGAAGCCCTGCAGATGATCATTCGCCAGCCGCTTCATTTGACGGAAACGACCGAGAAATTCGACATTTTTGTGAACGTCCTCGGCGGCGGCACGGCCGGGCAGGCCGGAGCCGTTCGTCACGGCATCACGCGTGCACTGATCGAGTTTAACGGCGATCTGCGGCCGACGCTGAAGAAGGCGGGCCTCGTCACGCGCGACCCGCGTAAGAAAGAACGCAAGAAATACGGACAGAAAGGAGCCCGCAAACGGTTCCAGTTCTCGAAGCGTTAA